The Phyllopteryx taeniolatus isolate TA_2022b chromosome 17, UOR_Ptae_1.2, whole genome shotgun sequence genome window below encodes:
- the LOC133467355 gene encoding serine/threonine-protein kinase pim-3-like, protein MVLFEPAAGSTFEELEQKYETLSLIQKGGNGAVYGGIRKADGLVVAIKQIPKNCVRMCRLINAYLVPLEVVLMQQVGGRQGIISLLDWYSLEREIVLVMERPVPCMDLFDYIYGKGQMEEAEAKNILKQLVDAASTMDAANIFHRDIKLENVLVNSSGEVPRVWIIDLGNGCFGTTSVHTHFFGTADLAPPEVAACGEYMANPTTVWQLGILLYEILHCAPFQPEEFFPERQIDARLSHTCQDVLSACLTRDPDARATLSQLQRHPWFH, encoded by the exons ATGGTTCTATTCGAGCCAGCGGCTGGAAGCACTTTCG AAGAGTTGGAGCAAAAGTATGAGACGTTGTCCCTGATCCAGAAAGGAGGCAATGGAGCAGTCTATGGTGGGATCCGAAAAGCGGATGGCTTGGTG GTGGCGATCAAACAGATCCCAAAGAATTGCGTGCGGATGTGTCGGTTAATAAACGCGTATCTGGTCCCACTGGAAGTTGTCCTTATGCAGCAAGTTGGAGGACGACAGGGAATCATTTCTCTGCTAGACTGGTACAGTCTGGAGCGAGAGATTGTACTGGTGATGGAGAGGCCAGTACCCTGCATGGACCTCTTTGACTACATCTATGGAAAGGGCCAAATGGAGGAAGCAGAGGCAAAG AACATCTTGAAACAGCTGGTAGACGCAGCATCCACAATGGACGCTGCAAACATTTTTCATCGAGACATCAAGCTTGAAAACGTCCTTGTTAACAGCAGCGGCGAGGTCCCTCGCGTCTGGATCATCGACCTCGGAAACGGCTGCTTTGGGACCACTTCGGTGCACACGCATTTCTTCG GAACCGCCGACTTGGCTCCGCCAGAGGTTGCTGCATGCGGCGAGTATATGGCCAACCCCACCACAGTTTGGCAGCTTGGGATTCTGCTATATGAAATTCTGCATTGCGCTCCATTCCAACCGGAGGAGTTCTTCCCGGAGAGGCAAATTGACGCGAGGCTCTCTCATA CCTGCCAAGATGTCCTGAGCGCATGCCTGACGAGAGACCCAGACGCCCGTGCCACTCTGTCCCAGCTTCAACGGCACCCCTGGTTCCACTGA
- the LOC133467277 gene encoding serine/threonine-protein kinase pim-3-like, giving the protein MVLFEPAAGSTFEELEQKYETLSLIQKGGNGAVYGGIRKADGLVVAIKHIPKNCVRMCRLINAYLVPLEVVLMQQVGGRQGIISLLDWYSLEREIVLVMERPVPCMDLFDYIYGKGQMEEAEAKNILKQLVDAASTMDAANIFHRDIKLENVLVNSSGEVPRVWIIDLGNGCFGTTSVHTHFFGTADLAPPEVAACGEYMANPTTVWQLGNLLYEILHCAPFQPEEFFPERQIDARLSHTCQDVLSACLTRDPDARATLSQLQRHPWFH; this is encoded by the exons ATGGTTCTATTCGAGCCAGCGGCTGGAAGCACTTTCG AAGAGTTGGAGCAAAAGTATGAGACGTTGTCCCTGATCCAGAAAGGAGGCAATGGAGCAGTCTATGGTGGGATCCGAAAAGCGGATGGCTTGGTG GTGGCGATCAAACACATCCCAAAGAATTGCGTGCGGATGTGTCGGTTAATAAACGCGTATCTGGTCCCACTGGAAGTTGTCCTTATGCAGCAAGTTGGAGGACGACAGGGAATCATTTCTCTGCTAGACTGGTACAGTCTGGAGCGAGAGATCGTTCTGGTGATGGAGAGGCCAGTACCCTGCATGGACCTCTTTGACTACATCTATGGAAAGGGCCAAATGGAGGAAGCAGAGGCAAAG AACATCTTGAAACAGCTGGTAGACGCAGCATCCACAATGGACGCTGCAAACATTTTTCATCGAGACATCAAGCTTGAAAACGTCCTCGTTAACAGCAGCGGCGAGGTCCCTCGCGTCTGGATCATCGACCTCGGAAACGGCTGCTTTGGGACCACTTCGGTGCACACGCATTTCTTCG GAACCGCCGACTTGGCTCCGCCAGAGGTTGCTGCATGCGGCGAGTATATGGCCAACCCCACCACAGTTTGGCAGCTCGGGAATCTGCTATACGAAATTCTGCATTGCGCTCCATTCCAACCGGAGGAGTTCTTCCCGGAGAGGCAAATTGACGCGAGGCTCTCTCACA CCTGCCAAGATGTCCTGAGCGCATGCCTGACTAGAGACCCAGACGCCCGTGCCACTCTGTCCCAGCTTCAACGGCACCCCTGGTTCCACTGA
- the LOC133467248 gene encoding serine/threonine-protein kinase pim-3-like isoform X1 has product MVLFEPAAGSTFEELEQKYETLSLIQKGGNGAVYGGIRKADGLVVAIKHIPKNCVRMCRLINAYLVPLEVVLMQQVGGRQGIISLLDWYSLEREIVLVMERPVPCMDLFDYIYGKGQMEEAEAKNILKQLVDAASTMDAANIFHRDIKLENVLVNSSGEVPRVWIIDLGNGCFGTTSVHTHFFGTADLAPPEVAACGEYKANPTTVWQLGILLYEILHCAPFQPEEFFPERQIDARLSHSKLKDPVGTGHDTVGSVSLHVVVCRALKLPSETFPSVCPRSLPRCPERMPD; this is encoded by the exons ATGGTTCTATTCGAGCCAGCGGCTGGAAGCACTTTCG AAGAGTTGGAGCAAAAGTATGAGACGTTGTCCCTGATCCAGAAAGGAGGCAATGGAGCAGTCTATGGTGGGATCCGAAAAGCGGATGGCTTGGTG GTGGCGATCAAACACATCCCAAAGAATTGCGTGCGGATGTGTCGGTTAATAAACGCGTATCTGGTCCCACTGGAAGTTGTCCTTATGCAGCAAGTTGGAGGACGACAGGGAATCATTTCTCTGCTAGACTGGTACAGTCTGGAGCGAGAGATCGTTCTGGTGATGGAGAGGCCAGTACCCTGCATGGACCTCTTTGACTACATCTATGGAAAGGGCCAAATGGAGGAAGCAGAGGCAAAG AACATCTTGAAACAGCTGGTAGACGCAGCATCCACAATGGACGCTGCAAACATTTTTCATCGAGACATCAAGCTTGAAAACGTCCTCGTTAACAGCAGCGGCGAGGTCCCTCGCGTCTGGATCATCGACCTCGGAAACGGCTGCTTTGGGACCACTTCGGTGCACACGCATTTCTTCG GAACCGCCGACTTGGCTCCGCCAGAGGTTGCTGCATGCGGCGAGTATAAGGCCAACCCCACCACAGTTTGGCAGCTCGGGATTCTGCTATATGAAATTCTGCATTGCGCTCCATTCCAACCGGAGGAGTTCTTCCCGGAGAGGCAAATTGACGCGAGGCTCTCTCACAGTAAGTTGAAGGATCCAGTCGGTACTGGCCACGATACTGTCGGCAGCGTTTCACTCCACGTTGTAGTTTGTAGAGCACTGAAGTTGCCATCTGAAACTTTTCCTTCCGTCTGTCCTCGCAGCCTGCCAAGATGTCCTGAGCGCATGCCTGACTAG
- the LOC133467248 gene encoding serine/threonine-protein kinase pim-3-like isoform X2 has product MVLFEPAAGSTFEELEQKYETLSLIQKGGNGAVYGGIRKADGLVVAIKHIPKNCVRMCRLINAYLVPLEVVLMQQVGGRQGIISLLDWYSLEREIVLVMERPVPCMDLFDYIYGKGQMEEAEAKNILKQLVDAASTMDAANIFHRDIKLENVLVNSSGEVPRVWIIDLGNGCFGTTSVHTHFFGTADLAPPEVAACGEYKANPTTVWQLGILLYEILHCAPFQPEEFFPERQIDARLSHTCQDVLSACLTRDPDARATLSQLQRHPWFH; this is encoded by the exons ATGGTTCTATTCGAGCCAGCGGCTGGAAGCACTTTCG AAGAGTTGGAGCAAAAGTATGAGACGTTGTCCCTGATCCAGAAAGGAGGCAATGGAGCAGTCTATGGTGGGATCCGAAAAGCGGATGGCTTGGTG GTGGCGATCAAACACATCCCAAAGAATTGCGTGCGGATGTGTCGGTTAATAAACGCGTATCTGGTCCCACTGGAAGTTGTCCTTATGCAGCAAGTTGGAGGACGACAGGGAATCATTTCTCTGCTAGACTGGTACAGTCTGGAGCGAGAGATCGTTCTGGTGATGGAGAGGCCAGTACCCTGCATGGACCTCTTTGACTACATCTATGGAAAGGGCCAAATGGAGGAAGCAGAGGCAAAG AACATCTTGAAACAGCTGGTAGACGCAGCATCCACAATGGACGCTGCAAACATTTTTCATCGAGACATCAAGCTTGAAAACGTCCTCGTTAACAGCAGCGGCGAGGTCCCTCGCGTCTGGATCATCGACCTCGGAAACGGCTGCTTTGGGACCACTTCGGTGCACACGCATTTCTTCG GAACCGCCGACTTGGCTCCGCCAGAGGTTGCTGCATGCGGCGAGTATAAGGCCAACCCCACCACAGTTTGGCAGCTCGGGATTCTGCTATATGAAATTCTGCATTGCGCTCCATTCCAACCGGAGGAGTTCTTCCCGGAGAGGCAAATTGACGCGAGGCTCTCTCACA CCTGCCAAGATGTCCTGAGCGCATGCCTGACTAGAGACCCAGACGCCCGTGCCACTCTGTCCCAGCTTCAAAGGCACCCCTGGTTCCACTGA
- the LOC133467248 gene encoding serine/threonine-protein kinase pim-3-like isoform X3, producing the protein MCRLINAYLVPLEVVLMQQVGGRQGIISLLDWYSLEREIVLVMERPVPCMDLFDYIYGKGQMEEAEAKNILKQLVDAASTMDAANIFHRDIKLENVLVNSSGEVPRVWIIDLGNGCFGTTSVHTHFFGTADLAPPEVAACGEYKANPTTVWQLGILLYEILHCAPFQPEEFFPERQIDARLSHSKLKDPVGTGHDTVGSVSLHVVVCRALKLPSETFPSVCPRSLPRCPERMPD; encoded by the exons ATGTGTCGGTTAATAAACGCGTATCTGGTCCCACTGGAAGTTGTCCTTATGCAGCAAGTTGGAGGACGACAGGGAATCATTTCTCTGCTAGACTGGTACAGTCTGGAGCGAGAGATCGTTCTGGTGATGGAGAGGCCAGTACCCTGCATGGACCTCTTTGACTACATCTATGGAAAGGGCCAAATGGAGGAAGCAGAGGCAAAG AACATCTTGAAACAGCTGGTAGACGCAGCATCCACAATGGACGCTGCAAACATTTTTCATCGAGACATCAAGCTTGAAAACGTCCTCGTTAACAGCAGCGGCGAGGTCCCTCGCGTCTGGATCATCGACCTCGGAAACGGCTGCTTTGGGACCACTTCGGTGCACACGCATTTCTTCG GAACCGCCGACTTGGCTCCGCCAGAGGTTGCTGCATGCGGCGAGTATAAGGCCAACCCCACCACAGTTTGGCAGCTCGGGATTCTGCTATATGAAATTCTGCATTGCGCTCCATTCCAACCGGAGGAGTTCTTCCCGGAGAGGCAAATTGACGCGAGGCTCTCTCACAGTAAGTTGAAGGATCCAGTCGGTACTGGCCACGATACTGTCGGCAGCGTTTCACTCCACGTTGTAGTTTGTAGAGCACTGAAGTTGCCATCTGAAACTTTTCCTTCCGTCTGTCCTCGCAGCCTGCCAAGATGTCCTGAGCGCATGCCTGACTAG